One Triticum dicoccoides isolate Atlit2015 ecotype Zavitan chromosome 3B, WEW_v2.0, whole genome shotgun sequence genomic window, ATGTATTTTTACTAATGTTCTTGCTAATTGCCTCATCTAGAGGTTCTTACTACTCATGTCAACACGAGCTCTTAACTTCCGGTTTCTTTTAACACGGAATAGATAATTGAATTAGCTCTTATAGGTGACTGATCTATATTACTTGTCGCTGGTTTAGTACAAAGTGATCGAGGGAGTAATTAAAGGTGACTGGTACTAGGTTGCAATGTGTTCTTCTCATGCTCAATAAAAACCTGACATGGAGGGACACAACACAGAAGGACACGCATCAGAAGTACTCGAACATGCCCTCGTGTAGTGCACCCTCTGCATTCTTGCTCAAATTGTATTTTGTGAGTTTCTGGATTTCACCATGTAGTGAGAACTTCACTAAATAAATGCAATAATTTGGAGTTACATATAATTGTCATCTATAATATGTTGAGCAACACTAGTTGTCATATAATACTTTGATTTTCAGTTGTTTTGGTTTCATTGCAGATGTTACCAAAACCGATACGTAACACAAATCCAGGGCTGAATTTTCATAGATCATACGTCACAAATAATGTTCCATAGGCTTAGCTTGCTGAGCGACTTCATGGACAACAACATTAGGCTAATCAGTATAATGGTAGTTCGTTTTGTGCATCCATGAATActttcacaacacaccacatgatgtaGTTGACGTAATGAAGTAGACATGCATTGTGGGCTCAAAGAAAGCCATATCTCAGTGTCATCAATTGTGATGTAACTTAATGTGGATGTCTCATTAATGTACCTGGCCATCTTGCCTTTGCGAGGGATATGGCCAACATAGCATAAGGTCCTAGCAAGTTGCCCTCCAGGCTCTGACAAATTCATCCATGACATCTCCAAAATGTTAGACTAATATCGGCTCACATAAAGCTCTCAAAAGATTGACGAACCTACATGGGGCACTGAGAGCATTATTCATATCGGTTGTAGGATCATGCACATGTATCTCCCTGATAAAAAATGAGCCCTCTTCTTGGATGACCTCTCTCACTTCTTTGATGGAAGGTTCATACACTGGCACATAAAAAGAACCAAACTTTTCTTTGTCGACTACACCCTGATAATAGAGAAAATGAGGTCAAATGCTTGCATTCCGCCGCAAAAGATAAAATGCTATGTAATATTATGTAAAGAAATGTACCTCTGAGACCATGACACTTAGAATATGTGATATTGTTCTTGAAAGGTAAGAGAATTTTGTGACGGTGACATCAGAACGCCTCCCTACTAAGGAAACAACCATTCGGCCCCCTGCGACCAATTCTTTGGCTCTCAACTCTGGGAAAAGTGTGAAATCTTTTGTAAACCGTTCTGCATATGCCTCAAGAACTATAGGGTGCCTTTGATACCTAGCTTCCTCGTCTATGTCGTATACTGGGATGAGATTCCTCAATAGATCTTCAGGAGCCTGTAAATATAACATTTTGTTTACAAAGTCGATGACTAATGCAATGGATGGATGGATCAACTTTGAGAGCCAATGCAAACTGTTTGACGAGCAGACAAGATGCAAATAGTCACTAGTATAGAGGGCTCATAAAACGACCCCGGTGTGATGCCAGTCACGACGACATGCTCGTTACTTTGGCGGAGCATGACTAGGCTCTCGACCACCGTGTTGAAGTCATTTTTAGGGAGATCGTTGAGGAGCAAGCACACTTTGGGTGGTGGTCGTTGGACCTGAAGACAATGATCTTGGACCGCCTCAATGGCAATTGATACCAATGTGAGCGCATTTGGGCCAGTGGAGCAACCCATGTCCACGATCACCATCTTACCAGGCAGCAAGGTGCTAGGGCTGCTGCACAATTCCATGACGGCAGCTTCAATCGGTGGTTTCATCCTCTTCTGCTCAGCCATCTGCAGTTTACCTGCAGTTATTAAGAAAATCGCATTTCCTCGAAAAGGAGGACATACTCGGGCTATGCATCGTTTGATGCACGGACCCATAATTATATTATTAAGAAAATCTAGTCTAATATTTTAGCTAAACAACATGCCTATTAACTTCCTGAGCTGTTCCGTCAAAAATCAATAATGAAATCTCCTCTTTTTGGCGAATGAATCAATAATGTAATCTGAATTGTGAAGTTAATGGGAAAAAGTACATTTTGAATAAGTTGTTGATGAGATGGTTTCGAGAAGCAATTGCATGCCATAGCTTGTTTACGAGATAATAAAGATAGGAGTAGGTACCTGAACAAAGGAGTTGCGAGCATAGCTTGTTTCCCATTGTCCTTGATTCATATGCAGCATCTGCTTGGAGGCCATTGGTTTGTTGGAGCAGGAAGGACTAAACCTCACCTCCAGATTTTATATCTGCATGCAGGAACCAGATTAGCAAGCCACGCTGAAAACGTGCTAGCAGTGGGGAAGGCTGTCCACTGTTTTTCCGTACGCTTGTACTGCCGCATGCAGTGTTGCTTCTTGGCAAGTGACAAACCATGTGCAACCAATGCACGTGACGCAGATGAATTATTTTCCAGGTACGGTTCTTGTTGGGATACTGTTTTTCGTCAATTTATTCATATTCATGCAGCCTGTACTGTAGTGGAAAATGATTCAAAAAGTGTACTCCCTCTAAAATGATACTACCTCTGTAAAGAAATTAGTGTCTAAactctcttatatttttttacggaTGGAGTACAAAGGAAGTATAAAAAACGTCATATATTTTGATATATAGAGGGAGTAGgactttaccgaaaaaggctttcgccccgctttataaataaagcaaacctccATAGAGCACACATACAAAGTCAAGtccacacacacacccaagtctcACAACAAGGTACAGAGGTTCTagtgagggcacaactcaacaagcccagAAATAAAAACCAGAAAAAGCCGAAAGAAGAAAGCGCCTAGTCTGGttccggcggcggcagcgggggcggcggcgacagaCGAACGACCATCGAGCGAAGGTCGGCGATGAAGACGGAGATGGCGTCGCGGTCCGGAGGGCggttaagcggccgccaaagctgcaagaaacccgaAAGTTTGAAGAGAGCGTTAGTAGCCCGTCGAAGAGGAGTGcgctgaatcacaagcttattgcggaCCTCCAGAGGTTCTAGGCGAGgaccccaatctcaagccacctaatgtggcgagaagaCAAGGGGGACATCTCGAGTTCGGCAAATAAGTCTGGGAAGTTGGTGTGGCATCAAATTCCACCGACGGCTTCGCCAAAGCAGCTCCAGAGGAACTGAGCGGACACGCAGGAGAAGAAAATGTGGTTCGAGTCTTTGGGGACCCCACAGAGCGGGCAGATGCCAGTACCCGGGCCATTTCGCTTGCGCACCTCCACCCCGGACGGGACCCGACCacgaatccattgccacatgaagatacAGATCTTCAAGGGCAGGCGGATGGACCACACCGTTGATAGGGGGAGGGGGCGGAAGAGGGGGCGATGGCCAGGTACATCGACTTGGTGGAAAATTGGCCCGAAGGATCAAGGCGCTAGCGCACCAAGTCAAGTTCACCATCCACCATAGGTTTGTGGAGAGCAACACAGTCAAGCAactcacgccaggcggcggattccaAGGGACCAAAAGGCCGTCGGAAAGCAAGGCGCCCTAGGTCAAGAAGGGCCCTTTCGACAGAGATCACGGGATCGACGGAGATGGAGAAGAGGCCGGGGAAGCAAGCCGCAAAGGGGGTGTCCCCGGCCCAGCGATCAAACCAGAACAGCATCAACGCTCCGGAGCCCACCGAGATGGAGGTCCCGATACGGAGGACCGGGAGAAGCTGGACAATCCATTGCCAGAACTGAGATCCGCCAGACTTCTGGCAGAAGGCGAGGGGCTGTCCGCGCAAGTATTTGTTCCGGATGATGTTAAGCCAAAGGCCACCGTGCCCTTGCGAGATGCGCCAAAGCTAGCGGGAGAGAAGGGCGATATCCATCCGTTTAGAGCACATAATGCCTAGGCTGCCTTGCTCCCTGGGCTTGCAAATGTCCGGCCAACTGACCATATGATACTTCTGCTTGTCGTTGTCGCCCGCCCAGTAAAAGCGGGACTAGACCTTGGCGATCTCATGGTGTAGGGTCTCGTGGAGACTGTAGAAGCTCATGAGAAACAAGAGGAGACTGGAGAGGGAAGAGTTGATGAGAATAGTCCGGGCCACCTTAGACAACCACCTCCCCTGCCAGGGCTCGATGCATGTTTGGAGCTTGGCCACGGAGGGGCGCAAGTCCGCGACGGTGAGCCGGGAGTCACTAATGGGCGTCCCTAGGTAGGTTGTGGGGAAGGAGCCCAGGCGGCAATTAGGTCTATTGGCAATGGCCAAAGACTCCGAGGGGGAGTATCCCATCACCATAACATCATTCTTCTCGAAGTTGACCTTGAGGACCGACATTTGTTGcaagcagaggaggaggaacttgaggttgaAGATGTCCGtctccgagccttcgaccatgatgacAGTGTCGTCAGCATACTGGAGGATGGAGATTTCGGAGCCACCGGCGAGGTGGGGAGTAATCACACGGATATGGCCAGCGGCTTTCGCCTTATCCAGAATGGAGGCAAGCGCGGCCGCAGCCATATTGAACAAGAACagggagaaggggtcgccttgtCGAACCCCACAAAGGGTGGGGAAGAAAGGGTCAATCTAACCGTTGATGTTCACGGCCGTGTGACCGCAAGAGACCATTTGCGTGACTCTAGTGATCCACCGGTCGTCGAAACCCTTCCAAAGAAggacttcccgaaggaagggccagcTAACCGTATCATAGGCCTTATGGAAGTCAATCTTCAGAAAAACCGCCTTGAGGTGTTTGATGCGGACCTCATGAAGGACTTCATGAAGGACTAGGACCCCATCCAGGAT contains:
- the LOC119278464 gene encoding inactive anthranilate O-methyltransferase 1-like, with translation MASKQMLHMNQGQWETSYARNSFVQAPEDLLRNLIPVYDIDEEARYQRHPIVLEAYAERFTKDFTLFPELRAKELVAGGRMVVSLVGRRSDVTVTKFSYLSRTISHILSVMVSEGVVDKEKFGSFYVPVYEPSIKEVREVIQEEGSFFIREIHVHDPTTDMNNALSAPCRFVNLLRALCEPILV